CCTTCACGCTCATCGAGCCGATCGCGGACGCGGTCCCGTCCGGCTCGGGCACGACGAAGGTCGAGGCCACCGGGGACCTCACCCTGCACGGCGTCACGAAGTCGGTCGCCGCGACGCTCGAGGTCGGGCTGAACGGCGACGGCGTCGACGTCTCCGGCTCGATCCCGATCACCTTCTCGGACTTCGGCGTGCAGGCCCCGAGCCTCGGCTTCGTGCAGGTCGACGACGCAGGTGCGGTCGAGTTCCTCGTGCACGCCACCCCCGCGAGCTGACGCGCACGACGCGCGTCACGCCCCGGACGTGACCACCTGACGGCCAGGAGGCGCGGTGCGGGCCCGGACCGCGCCTCCCGTCCGTCGCCGCTCGCGGCTACCCCCGCGCGTCGCCCTCGACGACGAGGTCGCGCACCACGCCCGGCAGCTGCTCGACCAGCGCCGCCATCGTGAACGGCCCACCCCGGGACGCCCGTCGCGCCGCGATCCCGTGCACCACCGCAGCCGAAGCGGCCAGGTGCGCCAGGTCGGACGGCGACAGCGACGACCCGGCCGCCTCCGCCGCTCCCTGCCGAGCCGCCACGAGCGCCCCGAGCACCCCGCCGAGGACGTCACCGGCACCGGCGGCCGCGAGCCACGGCGTCGCCGACGAGGCCACGAGCCGCACCGACCCGTCGGGTGTCGCGACGTGCGTGGCGGACCCCTTCAGGAGCACGACGCTCCCGGTCTGCGCGGCGGCACGGAGCGCGGCCGCGGCCGGGTCCTGCTCGACGGCCTCCCGCGACTCGTGCAGGACGCCGGCGAGCTCCCCCGCGTGCGGCGTCAGCACCGCCAGGGGCCCGAGCTCGACGAGCGGGATCGCGCCGGCGTCGACGACCACGGGGACCCCGTCGTCCGAGGCGTGCCGGAACCCCTCCGCCGTCACGTCGTCCAGGTCGTCGAGCGAGCCCGCCGAGATCCCGGAGCCGACGAGCCACGCCTGCACCCGTCCGACCCCGGCGACGACCTCGGGACGCCGCGCGAGCACGTGGTCCGACGCGCGGGACGGTCCCACGTACCGGACCATCCCCACGCCGGTGTGCACGGCGGCGTCGACGCCCAGCACGGCAGCGCCCGGGTACTGGTCGGAGCCGGTCGCGACACCGAGGACTCCCCGCCGGTACTTGGTGGAGTCGCCGTGCGGGGCGGTGGTCCAGGCGGCGGCGTCGGTCGGGGCGAAGGGGACGAAGTCGTTCACGAGACGCCACGTTACGGTGGAGCGCATGAGCCTGTTCCTGCCCGGTCGTGTGGTGGTCTTCGACTACGGCGAGGTGATCAGCCGGACGCCGCACGCCTCGCGGGACGCCCTCGTCGCGGCGACCGGGGTGCCGGCGGACGAGCTCTTCCCCGTCTACCAGGAGCTCCGACACGACCTGGACCGCGGCGACCTCTCCGTCGTGGACTACTGGCGCGCGATCGCCGAGCGCACCGGCCGATCGTGGCGCATCACCGACATCCACCGGTTCTGGGCGATCGACTTCACCGGCTGGTTCGAGGTCGAGCCGGAGACCCTCGCGATCGTCGAGGAGCTGCACGACGCCGGCACCCGGGTCGCCCTGCTGTCGAACGCCGGGTTCGACTTCGGTGACCCGTACCGCCGGTCCCCGATGGGCTCCCTGTTCGAGACCGTCGTGGTGAGCGCCGAGGAGCACGTCCTGAAGCCGGACGCCTCGATCTACCTGGACTCGTGCGCGCGCCTGGGAATCGACGCCGCGCAGATGGTGTTCGTCGACAACAGGGCCGAGAACGCCGCCGGCGCGGAAGCGATCGGGGCGGTCGGCCACCACTACACGTCGCCCGCCGGACTCCGCGCGTTCCTGCAGGAACTCGCGACCGGGGCGACCGCCGAGAAGGAGCCCGCGTGACGCACGCCCTGTTCGAACCGATCACCATCCGCGACCTGACCGTCCGCAACCGCATCTGGGTCTCCCCGATGTGCCAGTACTCGGTCGAGGCGCAGGACGGCGTCCCGACCCCGTGGCACCTCGTGCACCTCGGCGGCTTCGCCAAGGGCGGTGCCGGCGCGGTCGTGGTCGAGGCCACGGGAGTCGTGCCGGAGGGGCGGATCAGCCCGCAGGACCTCGGGCTGTGGAACGACGAGCAGCGCGACGCGTTCCGCCCGATCGTCGACTTCATCCACTCGCAGGGCGCCGCCGCGGGCGTCCAGCTCGCGCACGCCGGCCGCAAGGCGTCGACGTTCCGCCCGTGGGAGTCGACGCACGGCTCCGTCCCGGCGGACCAGGGCGGCTGGAACACCGTGGCACCGTCCGCGGTCGCCTTCGACGGGTACGCCGAGCCGCGCGAGCTCGCCACCGAGGACATCCGCGTGGTGGCCCTGGCGTTCGCCGCTGCCGCTCGACGCTCGGTCGAGGCCGGCTTCGACCTCGTCGAGATCCACGCCGCGCACGGCTACCTGCTGCACCAGTTCCTGTCGCCGTTGAGCAACCACCGGACCGACTCGTACGGCGGCTCGCTCGAGAACCGCGCCCGCGCCCTGCTCGAGGTGCTGGACGCCGTCCGTGCCGAGGTCGGCGCGGGCTTCCCGGTCGTCGTCCGCTTCTCGGCGACCGACTGGGTCGAAGGCGGCCTGACGCTCGAGGAGACCACGCAGGTCGCGCGCTGGGCCGCCGAGCACGGTGCCGACCTCGCGGACGTCTCGACCGGTGGCAACGTCGCGAGCGCCCCGATCCCGGTCGGCCCTGGTTACCAGGTGCCCTTCGCCGACGCGATCAAGCGCGACGCCGGCATCGGCACGATCGCTGTCGGCATGATCTCGGAGGCGTTCCAGGCCGAGCAGATCGTGGCGACCGGCCAGGCGGACGTCGTCATGGTGGGCCGCGAGTTCCTGCGCGACCCGGGCTTCCCGCTCCGTGCCGCCGTCGAGCTCGGCGTCTCCGTGGACTACGAGCCGCAGCAGTACCACCGCGCACGCGTCACGGCGTAGGCCGTTCTGTACGTTCTCTCGGCTTGGCCGCACGCCAGGCAGTACGATTGCCTCACTGTGGACGATCCCCCGAACAGTTCTTCGCCTCACTCATCTGCCGCTCACTCGGTGAGCTGCACTGCCTCGCCCCCTGCGGGAGGTGAATCATGAGTCCGATCGACATCGTCATGCTGATCGGCGGCATCCTGCTGACACTCGGCACCGGTGTGTTCGTCGCGTCCGAGTTCGCGCTGGTCAACCTCGACCGCGCCGACGTCGAGGCCCGACGAGACCGCGGTGAGACCGGCCTCGCACCCGTCATCGGTGCGTTGAAGGTCACCTCGACGCACCTCTCCAGCGCGCAGCTCGGCATCACGCTGACGACCCTGCTGACCGGCTACCTGCTCGAGCCGTCGATCGCGAAGCTGCTCGAAGCGCCGTTCCTCGCGATGCGGCTTCCCGAGGCGATCGTCGAGACCGTCGGCTCGATCGTGGCGCTCGTCATCGCGACCCTGCTGTCGATGATCCTCGGTGAGCTCGTGCCGAAGAACTTCGCGCTCGCGCTCCCCCTGCAGACCGCGAAGCTCGTCGTGCCGCTGCAGATCGCGTTCACCACGGTGTTCAAGCCGGCCGTCGCGGTGCTGAACGGCACCGCCAACGCCGTGCTCCGGGCGATGGGCATCGAGCCGCAAGAGGAACTGTCCGGTGCGCGCAGCGCCGAGGAGCTCACCTCGCTGCTGCGTCGGTCCGCGTCCGAGGGCTCCCTCGAGCAGGACACCGCGACGCTGCTGGAACGGACGATCTCGTTCTCCGAACTGAGCGCCAGCGACGTGATGACCCCGCGCCCCCGGCTCTCCACGATCCGCGTGTCCGAGTCCGCCGACGACGTCATCGCGCTCGCCCGGAAGACCGGGTTCAGCCGCTTCCCCGTCATCGAGGAGGACGCGGACGACGTCGTCGGCATCGTGCACGTGAAGCAGGCCGTCGCCGTGCCCCGCGAGAAGCGCCCCGAGGTCCCCGTCGGCGCCCTCATGACCGACGCCGAGCGCGTCCCCGAGACGATGCCCGGCGACACGCTGCTCGCCGAGGTCCGCGGTCGCGGCTACCAGATGGTGATCGTCGTCGACGAGTACGGCGGCACCGCGGGGGTCGTGACGCTCGAGGACCTCATCGAGGAGATCGTCGGCGAGGTGTCCGACGAGCACGACCGTGCACGGATCGACGTCGTCCGGTCGCGCAACTGGCTGACGTTCCCGGGGCTCCTCCGCCCGGACGAGCTCGAGGACCGCGCCGGCGTGAAGGTCCCCGAGGACGGCCCGTACGAGACCGTCGGCGGGTTCATCATGTCGACCCTCGGGCGGCTCCCGGCCGTCGGTGACGAGGTACCGCTCGAGGACGGCGTGTTCCGCGTCGAACGCCTCGACGGGCGCCGCATCGACCGGATCCGCTGGACGCCCACACCGCCGGAGACCCCGGCGACCGGCATCATCATCCCGGCCACGAAGGCCACGGCCTCGAAGGCTTCTGCGAAGGGCGGCACCCGATGAGTTCCGACTGGTGGGGCATCTTCTGGCTCGTCGTCCTCCTGATGGGCAACGCCTACTTCGTCGCGGCCGAGTTCGCCGTCATCTCCGCACGCCGCTCCCAGATCGAGCCGCGCGCGGAAGAGGGCTCGCGCGCCGCACAGATGACGCTCTGGGCGATGGAGCACGCCACCCGCATGCTCGCCACCACCCAGCTCGGCATCACGGTGTGCTCGCTGCTCATCCTCAACGTCTCCGAGCCGGCGATCCACCACCTGCTCGAGGTCCCGCTGCACCTCACGGGCTGGAGTGTCGAGGTCATCGGCGTCGTGGCGTTCGTGTTCACGCTGCTGCTCGTGTCGTTCCTGCACGTGGTGTTCGGCGAGATGGTCCCGAAGAACATCTCGTTCTCGATGCCTGACCGTGCGGCGCTCCTCCTCGTGCCGACGCTCTGGTACATCGGCCACGGCCTGCACTGGGTGGTCGTCGGCCTGAACGAGGTCGCGAACGCCGTGCTCCGGCTCTTCCGGGTCGAGCCGAAGGACGAAGCCGTGAGCGCGTTCACCGTCGAGGAGGTCCAGACCATCGTCGAGCAGTCCCGCCGCGAGGGCACCCTCACCGACGACGGCAAGCTCGCCCTGGCGTTCGAGTTCACCGAGAAGAAGGTCAAGGACGTCGCCGTGCCGATGGCCGAGCTCGTCACCCTCCCCGAGGACGCCACCCCCGGTGACGTCGAGCGGGCCGTGGCCCAGCGCGGGTTCTCGCGGTACGTGCTCGTGGCCGAGGACGGCTCCCCCACGGGCTACGTGCACGTGAAGGACGTCATCGACCTCCGACCGGACGAGTACGACGACCCGGTGCCGCCGAAGCGGATCCGGCAGCTCATCTCGCTGTACACGGAGATGGACCTCGAGGACGCCCTCGCGACCATGCGCGCCGCCGGTCGTCACGTGGCGCGGGCGTTCGACGCCGAGGGCCGGACGCTCGGTGTGCTCTTCCTCGAGGACATCCTCGAGGAGCTCGTCGGCACCGTCGAGGACGCGACCCGCCGGCGCTGACGCGCGCACCTGCGGACAGGAGGCGCGGTGCCAGCTGGCACCGCGCCTCCCGTCCGCCCGTGGTCGCGACCACCCCGCCAAAGCGACATGGTCCCGCCGGTCGTCCTCGTCCCTGCCGCCAGGTCGACAGATCCCCGGCGCGATCGTGCGGGCGCCTGTCGCTTTCGCGTGCGGGGAGGGACTGGAGGTGCGGTTCAGGCTGGCACCGCGCCTCCCGTCCGCTCATCGTCGCGACCACCCCGCCGAAACGACATGGTCCCGCCGGTCGTCGTCGTCCCTGCCGCCAGGTCGACAGATCCCCGGCGCGATCGTGCGGGCACCTGTCGCTTTCGCCGAAGCGCCCGCGTGGGCGCGAAACTCGCCCCCGCGCGACGCCGCGCCGCGCCGCGCGACGCGACGCGACGCGGCGCGGCGTCGCGCGGGGCCGGGCCGGGCGCTGCGCTACCAGCTCACGGGGAGCGGCTTGCCCTCCTCGTAGCCGGCGGCCGACTGGATGCCGACGAGCGCCCGCTCGGAGAACTCGGCGAGGGACGACGCCCCCGCGTACGTCGCCGAGCTGCGGACACCGGTGGTGATCATGTCGAGCAGGTCCTCGACGCTCGGCCGCTCCGGGTCGAGGTAGATCGTCGAGGACGAGATCCCCTCGGCGAAGAGCGCCTTGCGGGCCCGCTCGTAGGGGTCGAGGCGCTCGAAGCGCTCCCGGACGGCCTTGGCGCTGGCCATGCCCCAGCTCTCCTTGTACGCCTTGCCCGCGGCGTCACGGCGGAGGACTCCGGGCGCCTCGAGCGTGCCCGCGAACCACGAGCCGATCATCACGGCGGACGCGCCGGCGGCGAGGGCGAGCGCCACGTCGCGCGGGTACCGGACGCCGCCGTCGGCCCACACGTGCGCGCCGAGCGACCGGGCCGCGGCGGCGGTCTCGAGCACGGCGGAGAACTGCGGGCGACCGACGGCGGTCATCATGCGCGTGGTGCACATGGCACCGGGTCCGACGCCGACCTTGATGATGGTCGCGCCGGCCTCGACGAGGTGGGCGACCGCGTCGGCGGTGACGACGTTGCCCGCGACGAGCGGGATGTCGAGACCGAGGGCGGCGACGGTGCGGAGAGCGCGGAGCATGCCCTCCTGGTGGCCGTGCGCGGTGTCGAGGACGAGCACGTCCACGCCGGCGGCCGCGAGCGCCTGCGCCTTCGCGGCGACGTCGCCGTTGATGCCGATCGCGGCAGCGACCCGCAGGCGTCCGGACGCGTCGACGGCGGGCCGGTAGATGTCCGAGCGGATCGCGCTGGTCTGGCTGACCGTGCCGACGACCTTGCCGTGCCGCATGACCGGCGCGAAGTCGACCTCGGCCGCGGTCAGCACGTCGTACACGTGCCGGGGCGTGCCGGCGTCCTCGGCGTCGATCGCGGTGGAGGCGCCGTGCAGCAGGTCGCCGAGCGTGGCGTCGGGACCCGCGTCGCCGAGGCGCCCCGCGGGGACGCAGCCGAGGTACTCGCCGGCGGCGTCGCGGACGACCACGCCCCGTCCGGCGACGGGCAGGAGCTGCTCGAGGGCCTCGGCGACCGTGGTGTGCGCGCCCATGTCGTAGGCGGTGTCGAAGTCGACCGGCTGGTCCTTGACCCAGCGGATCGCGGCGTCGAGGTCCTGCAGGTGCATGTCCTGCGGCAGGACGCCCAGGCCACCGCGTCGGGCGAGCGTCGCGGCGAGGCGCGGCCCGGTGACCGAGTTCATGTTGGCGCTGACGATCGGGATGGTCGCACCGGACCCGTCGTTCGCCGAGAGGTCCACGTCGAAGCGGCTCGTCACCGCCGACCGGCTGGGGACGAGGAAGACGTCGGAGTAGGTCAGGTCGTGTGTCGGCCGCGTCTCGTAGAACCTCATGGGCCCCACTGTACGGCTCCCCAGGGTGGCCGGTCTGGGCGGCTCGGCACGCCTCCGGTGCGACACGCGCGACACCCGGTCGGGAGGCGCGACCCGCCTCCGCCTGACACCGAACGGTCATCTGCGAGCGGCTAGGCTTGGGACCTGTGCGAGGCAGGGTTGCCACGCACGACACACACGAGCATCTATCGACGGAGAGTGGGCGATCGGCTGTGTCGAGCCATCTGACCGGAACGGACGAGACCGCGGGCGAATTCGGGGCGAACGAGTGGCTCGTCGACGAGCTCTACGAGCAGTTCGTCGCCGACAAGGAGTCCGTCGACAAGTCCTGGTGGCCGGTCCTCGAGAGCTACCACCGCACCCAGGGTGGCGACGCGTCCGCACCGGCTCCGTCCCCCTCCGCCCCCGCTGCTCCGGCCGCCTCCGAGCAGCAGCAGTCCACGACCCAGCAGCCCGCGACCGGTGACGCCCCCGGCGAGGCGAAGTCCGGGCCGATCCAGGCGAAGACCACGTCGCGCCAGCCCACGCCGCAGCCGATCCCGGCCGAGGCCAACGACGAAGCCGACGACCACGAGGAGACCCACGAGGACGTGGCGACCCCGCTCCGGGGCATGGCGAAGACGCTCGCCTCGAACATGGACGCCTCGCTCACGGTGCCGACCGCGACGAGCGTGCGGACGATCCCGGCGAAGCTGATGATCGACAACCGCATCGTCGTGAACAACCACCTGCGTCGGGCCCGCGGCGGCAAGATCTCGTTCACGCACCTCATCGGGTGGGCGATGGTGCAGGCGCTCAAGGACTTCCCGAGTCAGAACGTCTTCTACGAGGAGCGCGACGGCAAGCCCTTCGTGGTCGCTCCCGCGCACGTCAACCTCGGCATCGCGATCGACGTCCCGAAGAAGGACGGCTCGCGCTCCCTGCTCGTCCCGAGCATCAAGCGCGCCGAGACCCTCACGTTCGGCCAGTTCCTCTCCGCCTACGAGGACCTCGTCAAGCGTGCCCGTGACAACAAGCTCACGCCGGCCGACTTCCAGGGCACCACGATCTCGCTGACGAACCCGGGCGGCATCGGCACGGTCCACTCGGTGCCGCGCCTGACGAAGGGGCAGGGTGCCATCATCGGCGCCGGTGCCCTCGAGTACCCAGCGCAGTTCCAGGGCTCGGCGGCGAAGACCCTCGTCGAGCTCGGCATCGGCAAGACCATCACGCTGACGAGCACCTACGACCACCGCGTCATCCAGGGTGCGGGGTCGGGCGAGTACCTCAAGAAGGTGCACGAGCGGCTCATCGGCGAGCACGGTTTCTACGAGGGCATCTTCGCGGCGCTCCGGATCCCGTACAAGCCGATCCAGTGGGCGAACGACATCAACGTCGACCTCGCGCACCGGGTGAACAAGACGGCGCGTGTGCAGGAGCTCATCAACAGCTTCCGTGTCCGCGGGCACCTCATGGCGGACATCGACCCGCTCGAGTACCGGCAGCGCACCCACCCCGACCTCGAGATCGAGAGCCACGGGCTGACCTTCTGGGACCTCGACCGCGAGTTCGTCACCGGCGGGCTCGCCGGCACGACGAACGCCCCGCTGCGCGACGTGCTCGGGATCCTCCGAGACGCCTACTGCCGCACGGTCGGCATCGAGTACATGCACATCCAGGACCCGGAACAGCGTCGCTGGGTGCAGGCCCACATCGAGGTCCCGTACTCGAAGCCGTCGAAGGACGA
The sequence above is a segment of the Curtobacterium sp. BH-2-1-1 genome. Coding sequences within it:
- a CDS encoding ADP/ATP-dependent (S)-NAD(P)H-hydrate dehydratase produces the protein MRSTVTWRLVNDFVPFAPTDAAAWTTAPHGDSTKYRRGVLGVATGSDQYPGAAVLGVDAAVHTGVGMVRYVGPSRASDHVLARRPEVVAGVGRVQAWLVGSGISAGSLDDLDDVTAEGFRHASDDGVPVVVDAGAIPLVELGPLAVLTPHAGELAGVLHESREAVEQDPAAAALRAAAQTGSVVLLKGSATHVATPDGSVRLVASSATPWLAAAGAGDVLGGVLGALVAARQGAAEAAGSSLSPSDLAHLAASAAVVHGIAARRASRGGPFTMAALVEQLPGVVRDLVVEGDARG
- a CDS encoding HAD family phosphatase; protein product: MSLFLPGRVVVFDYGEVISRTPHASRDALVAATGVPADELFPVYQELRHDLDRGDLSVVDYWRAIAERTGRSWRITDIHRFWAIDFTGWFEVEPETLAIVEELHDAGTRVALLSNAGFDFGDPYRRSPMGSLFETVVVSAEEHVLKPDASIYLDSCARLGIDAAQMVFVDNRAENAAGAEAIGAVGHHYTSPAGLRAFLQELATGATAEKEPA
- a CDS encoding NADH:flavin oxidoreductase/NADH oxidase — translated: MTHALFEPITIRDLTVRNRIWVSPMCQYSVEAQDGVPTPWHLVHLGGFAKGGAGAVVVEATGVVPEGRISPQDLGLWNDEQRDAFRPIVDFIHSQGAAAGVQLAHAGRKASTFRPWESTHGSVPADQGGWNTVAPSAVAFDGYAEPRELATEDIRVVALAFAAAARRSVEAGFDLVEIHAAHGYLLHQFLSPLSNHRTDSYGGSLENRARALLEVLDAVRAEVGAGFPVVVRFSATDWVEGGLTLEETTQVARWAAEHGADLADVSTGGNVASAPIPVGPGYQVPFADAIKRDAGIGTIAVGMISEAFQAEQIVATGQADVVMVGREFLRDPGFPLRAAVELGVSVDYEPQQYHRARVTA
- a CDS encoding hemolysin family protein; translation: MSPIDIVMLIGGILLTLGTGVFVASEFALVNLDRADVEARRDRGETGLAPVIGALKVTSTHLSSAQLGITLTTLLTGYLLEPSIAKLLEAPFLAMRLPEAIVETVGSIVALVIATLLSMILGELVPKNFALALPLQTAKLVVPLQIAFTTVFKPAVAVLNGTANAVLRAMGIEPQEELSGARSAEELTSLLRRSASEGSLEQDTATLLERTISFSELSASDVMTPRPRLSTIRVSESADDVIALARKTGFSRFPVIEEDADDVVGIVHVKQAVAVPREKRPEVPVGALMTDAERVPETMPGDTLLAEVRGRGYQMVIVVDEYGGTAGVVTLEDLIEEIVGEVSDEHDRARIDVVRSRNWLTFPGLLRPDELEDRAGVKVPEDGPYETVGGFIMSTLGRLPAVGDEVPLEDGVFRVERLDGRRIDRIRWTPTPPETPATGIIIPATKATASKASAKGGTR
- a CDS encoding hemolysin family protein → MSSDWWGIFWLVVLLMGNAYFVAAEFAVISARRSQIEPRAEEGSRAAQMTLWAMEHATRMLATTQLGITVCSLLILNVSEPAIHHLLEVPLHLTGWSVEVIGVVAFVFTLLLVSFLHVVFGEMVPKNISFSMPDRAALLLVPTLWYIGHGLHWVVVGLNEVANAVLRLFRVEPKDEAVSAFTVEEVQTIVEQSRREGTLTDDGKLALAFEFTEKKVKDVAVPMAELVTLPEDATPGDVERAVAQRGFSRYVLVAEDGSPTGYVHVKDVIDLRPDEYDDPVPPKRIRQLISLYTEMDLEDALATMRAAGRHVARAFDAEGRTLGVLFLEDILEELVGTVEDATRRR
- a CDS encoding GuaB1 family IMP dehydrogenase-related protein, coding for MRFYETRPTHDLTYSDVFLVPSRSAVTSRFDVDLSANDGSGATIPIVSANMNSVTGPRLAATLARRGGLGVLPQDMHLQDLDAAIRWVKDQPVDFDTAYDMGAHTTVAEALEQLLPVAGRGVVVRDAAGEYLGCVPAGRLGDAGPDATLGDLLHGASTAIDAEDAGTPRHVYDVLTAAEVDFAPVMRHGKVVGTVSQTSAIRSDIYRPAVDASGRLRVAAAIGINGDVAAKAQALAAAGVDVLVLDTAHGHQEGMLRALRTVAALGLDIPLVAGNVVTADAVAHLVEAGATIIKVGVGPGAMCTTRMMTAVGRPQFSAVLETAAAARSLGAHVWADGGVRYPRDVALALAAGASAVMIGSWFAGTLEAPGVLRRDAAGKAYKESWGMASAKAVRERFERLDPYERARKALFAEGISSSTIYLDPERPSVEDLLDMITTGVRSSATYAGASSLAEFSERALVGIQSAAGYEEGKPLPVSW